One Streptomyces sp. NBC_00223 genomic window carries:
- a CDS encoding GNAT family N-acetyltransferase: MSTQHVVIRPAVIEDLDAICDVHARARATYYRGHLATEAYGGPEELERQRQGTERAILSREYTVLCATRRDHVVGFAVVGARFDGDKLMHFHIDPEVWRTGTGTALHRGCVAVWHAAKLTTARLEVFAPNARARAFYVRQGWEEDGREDDHVKMLLRIPATL; encoded by the coding sequence ATGAGCACCCAGCACGTCGTGATCAGACCTGCCGTCATCGAGGACCTGGACGCCATTTGTGATGTCCATGCCCGCGCGCGGGCGACGTACTACAGGGGTCATCTGGCGACCGAGGCGTACGGCGGCCCCGAGGAGCTGGAACGCCAGCGGCAGGGGACCGAGCGGGCGATCCTCTCGCGCGAGTACACCGTGCTCTGCGCCACCCGCCGCGATCACGTCGTCGGCTTCGCCGTGGTCGGGGCCAGGTTCGACGGGGACAAGCTGATGCACTTCCACATCGACCCCGAGGTGTGGCGCACCGGCACCGGTACGGCGCTGCACCGGGGATGCGTCGCGGTGTGGCACGCCGCCAAGCTCACCACCGCCCGCCTTGAGGTCTTCGCCCCCAACGCCCGCGCCCGCGCCTTCTACGTCCGTCAGGGCTGGGAAGAGGACGGGCGCGAGGACGACCACGTCAAGATGCTTCTGCGCATCCCGGCCACGCTCTG